The Verrucomicrobiia bacterium region CATGCGGCAGGCACCCAGCTCGACGGTCAGTTTGACCGGCACATCCAGGAGGACATCCAGGTTCGGGGAGGCGTTTGGGGAGGGATCCATGGCGGGCGAAAAGGCTATTCCGTGCGGGGTTCGATCAATTGCACGGCCCATCGGCCGTCGCGGGTGCCCAGGCGGCCGCGGAATCGAGGCGAATCGTCGAGGCGCACGCTCACCTGTTCGGCGCTGGACGGCGACAACTCCACGATGTCACCCACCTTCAGGGCGGCGACGTCGCGGACCGCCATTTCGAGCCCCGACCACCCGGCACAGAGCGGGACGGGCACCTCATCGAAGCGCGAATCCCAGGCCAGCGGGGCATCGGCGGACGCGGCAGGCCGGTCGGCAGTCGAGGCATCGAGTGTCCGGCTCAGTTCGCGAATCAGGGGCTCGAGGGTGTAGTAGGGAAACCCGATCTGCATCGCCTCCATGCAGTCCCCGATCCGCGCCTCCATGCACAGAACGAGCATGACGGTGTCGTGGGGGGAGGTCTGCAGGAAACGCCCGTTGGTCTCCTGGCCGAGCAGCACCGGGCGCAGCTCCTGGATGCCGCGCCAGTGGTTGCACCACTCGCCGAGGATCACCTGCACCGCCTGTTGCAGCAGCGCCAGCTCGATCTCGGTGAAGTCGTGATTGGGATTGACCGAATGGGCCGGCCCTCCCAGAAGCCGGTCCACCAGGGTGAGGCCCAGCCGGGGGGTGATCTCGAGGATGCAAACGCCCGGCAGCGGTTCCGCCCGGAACAGGGTGAGGTGGGTCGGGTTGCCCAGGCTCTCCGTGAACTTCTTGTAGAGCAGGGTCTGGAGCTTCGACATCTGGAGCGTGAACTCCATCCGCAGATACAGGGAAAGCTGGGCCGCCAGGGCGCGCAGGAACTCCTCGTGACGCAGCCGCAACCGGCGCAGCTCGCCCTGCGACAGAAAGACCGGATGCCGGAAGTCGTAGGGCTGGATCCGGTCCTTGGGCAGCCGCACCTGCCGGTTCTCCGCCGTGTGCACCAGGAGGGTGTTCTCCTCCTCGGTGACCTGCGCCAGGAGGTTTTCGACCTCCGATTGCGACAGCACCTGGGCAAGAATGTCATCGGCACCAGCGTCCATGGCGTGGGGCTCCCCCTACTGGATGGCGAACTCGGTGATGTACAGCTCCTGCACCATGTCGGCGCCCAGGGCCTGGTTGAAGACGGTCAGCAATTCCATGCGGATCTCGTTGCGCGCCCCCGGCCGTTCCAGATCGGCTATGGTCTTGTTGCTCAACGCGCTGGATGCCAGATCCAGGAGCAGATCCCGATTCTGTTCCACCTTCGCCTTGAAGCCGGCGGTCGTGCCCACCAGCGTCATGCTGCTCAACAGGTACCGGGTCCCCATCGTTCCCGCCACGTTGACCACCATCTTCGTCAGGGGCACCGACTCCTTGGTCCCGCTCCCGCCCCTGGCCGGGACGCCACCCGCCCGGGCCGGAGCCCCTCCCTCGCCGCCCTCCACGCCGGCCAGCGGCGCGACGGCCTTCTGGATCTGCGGCACAATGACGAACGTGGTCATCCCGTACGCCAGAGCCGGCATGGCCACAAGGGTGAGGATCAATGGCAACCAGGCCCCCAGTCCGCCCTTCGCCCCGCCCGGTGCCGCCGCCGCTGGGGCGTCGCCTTCTGGTTTGGTGTCCGCCATGGGGCCGCCTTACCGCTTGAGGTTGACCAACTCCTGCAACATGTCGTCACTCACCGAGATCACCCGGGCGGTGGCCTGGAAGGCCCGCTGCGCGGTGATCATGGTCGAGAATTCGTTGGCCAGATCGACGTTCGAGAGTTCCAGCGCGCCGGACTGGATCCGACCGAGACCCTGCGTGCCGGCGGCGGCCATGTTCTCCAGCGGTCCGGCCATGGTGATGCCGGAATAGAGGTTGTTGCCCTCCTTCACCAGGCTCTGCGGATCGCGGAAGTTCTGCAGCAGGACCTGGCCCCGCACGAACTGGCTGCCGTCCGACAGGTTGATGTTCACCCGCCCTTCGGTGTCGATCGCGTACGACGCCAGCGTCGGCAGAGGCTTCTGCGCCATGGCCGATCCGTAGGCGTCCTCGAGAAGCATCCGGTTCATCCGGGCCAGTTTTTCGCCCTCCATCCCCTCGCCCAGCAGAGAACGGGTCTCGTCCCGCAGCACAACGCCGTCGAAGTGCTTGTTGTCGTCCGGATCCGCCTTCCACAGGCTGGGACCGCTGAGGGCCGCGTTCAGGTCGTCCACGACCCGCTTCGACAGGTCCGCCGAAATGGGCGGCCGATCCGGCGTGATGTCCTTCCAGGCGGCAAGCTGGGCCTGGGTGTCGGCGCTCAACTGTCCGAACAGGAAGCCGTCCATCGATTCGGGATCGGTCGCCTCCGCCAGCCCGAGCGCGAAGGACTCGAGATCCGCGAAGGTGTCCAGGTTCAGCAACGATGAACCGCGCGGGGGGGTGGCATGGACCAGCATGCCTTCCAGGTCGATCTTGATGTCGCCGATGCCGCTCAGCTTGGAGTCGTTGTATCCCTGCACCCGCATCCCGCCGTTGGTCACCAGGTGACCGTTGCCGTCGAGACGAAAGTCCCCCGCCCGGGTGGCGAAGTTCGAGTTGCTCAGCGCATCGCGCACCACGAAATAGCCCTCGCCGGCGACGGCGAGGTCGGTCTTGACGTTGGTGCCGGTGATGGCGCCCTGGGTGTAGAGATTGCGGATGGCCGCCGTGGTCACGCCGGACCCGACCTGCATGGACGAGGTGCCACTGCTGGTGGGGCTGCCGGCGCTGGCGCTTCGGAGCGTCTGGCTGAAGGAGTCGGCAAAGTCCACACGGGCGGCCTTGAAGCCGGTCGTGTTGACGTTGGCGATGTTGTTGCCGATGACATCAAGGCGCCCCTGGAAGTTCTGGAGGCCGCTGATGGCGGAGGTGAGCGAGCGTAACATAGGATTCGGATCGTTATTGGATTCAGGTCGTGACTGTCGGGGCGATGGCCAGCACCTCGCTCAGGGCGAAGAGCCGGTCACCGACCACCACCATAGGCCTCCCTGCCTCAATCTGGATTGCGTCCACCGTTCCCACGGCGCGCGTCTCTTCATCCACGCTGACCTCGACCGTCCGACCCAGCAGGCCGGTCGCCTGCGTGATCTGCTGGTCCGCCCGCAGGAGCGCAATGTCCGCCTGCATGACGCGGGTCTGTTCGAGCGTGCTGAAGGTCGCCATCTCGGCGAAAAAATCGGTGTCCTGCTTGGGCGCCATCGGATCCTGCGTGGTCAACTGGGTCACCAGCAGCTTCAGGAAATCCTCCTGGTTCAGGGTCTGGACCGGAATCCGCGAAACCTCATTGAGATTGCTGACTCCAGGGGTGATGGCGTGAATGGCACTCATGACTTGAAATTCTCAGGCCCAGAATTCCCGGGCCGATTGGGAACCGCTGCCGCGATCGGACCGCCCGGCGGTGGCAGAGGCCGCGTCCCGTTCCGGGGCTTCCCCGCCCCGCTTCCGCTCGCCGTCTCCGTCCGGCATCATCCGTTCCTCCGCCGCACCGTGCTGTCGCGAGGATCGGTCGTCCGCGAACCCGGATCGGCCCTGGGCGATTCCCCCGGATTCCGTGACTGCGCCGCCCGACTCGGAAAGAGGCAGGAGCCGGACCTGCTGCTCGGCCAGGGCGTCGCGCAGCTGGTGCCAGTGCCCTTGCAGTGCCGCCGCGTCGCCCCGC contains the following coding sequences:
- a CDS encoding flagellar basal body-associated FliL family protein, giving the protein MADTKPEGDAPAAAAPGGAKGGLGAWLPLILTLVAMPALAYGMTTFVIVPQIQKAVAPLAGVEGGEGGAPARAGGVPARGGSGTKESVPLTKMVVNVAGTMGTRYLLSSMTLVGTTAGFKAKVEQNRDLLLDLASSALSNKTIADLERPGARNEIRMELLTVFNQALGADMVQELYITEFAIQ
- a CDS encoding flagellar hook-basal body complex protein, which encodes MLRSLTSAISGLQNFQGRLDVIGNNIANVNTTGFKAARVDFADSFSQTLRSASAGSPTSSGTSSMQVGSGVTTAAIRNLYTQGAITGTNVKTDLAVAGEGYFVVRDALSNSNFATRAGDFRLDGNGHLVTNGGMRVQGYNDSKLSGIGDIKIDLEGMLVHATPPRGSSLLNLDTFADLESFALGLAEATDPESMDGFLFGQLSADTQAQLAAWKDITPDRPPISADLSKRVVDDLNAALSGPSLWKADPDDNKHFDGVVLRDETRSLLGEGMEGEKLARMNRMLLEDAYGSAMAQKPLPTLASYAIDTEGRVNINLSDGSQFVRGQVLLQNFRDPQSLVKEGNNLYSGITMAGPLENMAAAGTQGLGRIQSGALELSNVDLANEFSTMITAQRAFQATARVISVSDDMLQELVNLKR
- a CDS encoding flagellar hook assembly protein FlgD — its product is MSAIHAITPGVSNLNEVSRIPVQTLNQEDFLKLLVTQLTTQDPMAPKQDTDFFAEMATFSTLEQTRVMQADIALLRADQQITQATGLLGRTVEVSVDEETRAVGTVDAIQIEAGRPMVVVGDRLFALSEVLAIAPTVTT
- a CDS encoding FliM/FliN family flagellar motor switch protein; its protein translation is MDAGADDILAQVLSQSEVENLLAQVTEEENTLLVHTAENRQVRLPKDRIQPYDFRHPVFLSQGELRRLRLRHEEFLRALAAQLSLYLRMEFTLQMSKLQTLLYKKFTESLGNPTHLTLFRAEPLPGVCILEITPRLGLTLVDRLLGGPAHSVNPNHDFTEIELALLQQAVQVILGEWCNHWRGIQELRPVLLGQETNGRFLQTSPHDTVMLVLCMEARIGDCMEAMQIGFPYYTLEPLIRELSRTLDASTADRPAASADAPLAWDSRFDEVPVPLCAGWSGLEMAVRDVAALKVGDIVELSPSSAEQVSVRLDDSPRFRGRLGTRDGRWAVQLIEPRTE